DNA sequence from the Orcinus orca chromosome 2, mOrcOrc1.1, whole genome shotgun sequence genome:
AGAGTTTATTTCCCATCACACTCTCTAGGTCTCATATCTGTAAACCTCTTTTGCTGTTGGAGTTTTAAATGAGCTTGATAATGCTGGGCTTGATAATGAGAATGGGAATCAGAAGGTGACTCTTCAATATGTGAATTTGATTAGCCCATTTAATTCACATTCCAGGTTAAGCCTATTTACCTTACATGAGGTCAGTGTGAAGTCAGTCTGCCTAGTTAAGTAAACTATTATCTGGCTCTTTTCCAGCACAAATTCTGGGATTAAATGTCTATTCACTGTATAACTACTGGTCCTGTCAGTTCTGTCTCCAAAATATATCTGTCTTCTCTTCATTTTTACTCTCCCCATAGCCCTGATTCAAAGCATCATTGTCTCTCTTGAGTAGAACACTGCAGTAGGTTTCTAACTGGTCTCCTTGCCCCTACTTTTGCCCTCTTCCAATTCATTCTCCAGACAGCAATGGATcttatagatacaaaaacaaagaaatcaaatgaTGTCATTTGCTTGGTTTAAAGCCTTTTTATGGCTTTGCATTGAACCTGGAATCAAGCCCTGACTCCTTACCCTGGCTCTACATGATCTGCTGCTGCTCCCGCTGCTGACCCTGTCACGTGCCACTCTCCCCGCACTCACTATGCTCCTGGCCACACTGGCCTATTGATAGTTCTTAGAACATGCCAAGCTCTTTCCTAGCCCAGAAACCCAAACGGGCTCTTCCCTCTGTTTGGAATGTTTCCCCTAAGTTCTTCACCTGGTTAGTTCCTTCTTATCCTTTAGGTCACAGCTGAAACATCAGTGCCTCAGAGAGCTCTTCCATGATAATTCTAAAGGAATTACCGCTTCTTAATCACAGCTTCCTGTTTACTTCCTacatagcacttatcacaattTATAATTACGTTTTTCTATTGTTTACTGTAGAATttcagcacctggcacagtgcaGAGCACATAGTAAGCATATAGAAAGTCcaaattctttactttttaaaaaaacattatttatttaggctgcaccgggtcttagttgcgacatacatgtgggatctagttccctgaccagggatcgaacccgggccccctgcattgggagcatggagtcttacccactgaacccccagggaagtccctagaaggcCCAAATTCTTAGGTCAAGTTCCCTGGGAAATAGAATCCGAGACGGATCTTTGCATCCAAGAGGTTTACTAGGGAGTACTCTTGGGAACAGCACCTGTGAGGGAATACAAGAAAAAGCAGGATTGGGCAGACAGAGAAGTTGAACTGTGATCCGGTTGCAACAAAGGTTTCAGGTGATTCCATAAGGAGCTTTGAAGCTGGAATGGGCTTTCAGGGTTGTCCTGAATAGAGGCAAGGGGTTGGGCCTTTTTATCCTTGCATGACTGGTTCACTTGGGGTAGTGTAACCTTGGGCTAGGTTAGGCTAGTATTTACTAGAGACAGTTGCTATTTTAATTACTTgattcattttatcttcacaacacccctataaggtaggtactgtcattattctcattttacagttgaggagactgaggcatagAAAGGTCATCCTattcgcccaaggtcacagagctagtaaatggcaggattaggatttgaacccagagtgTTTGGCTCCAGCGTCTGTTGTTAATCACCTACTATGTTGCAATGccaaaaaatactgtaaaattgcaattctgaaatttctttttgtaaaattctGAGCTTTATTCTCATTTCATAATGGTGATATCCAAAGAGCAGTGTATATCACTGTTTCATAccttcagataaaaaaaaaatagcttcaccatttttcttcttgatgattTGGTTGTTTTGTGAGATGAGCAAGGGAATCACTGCTTCCATCGGCTACATGCAATATCTCAATAAAAGAAGTCTAAgtggggacttccccagtggtccagtggtaaagaatctgccttccaatgcagggtacacaagtccgatccctggtcggggaattaagatcccacatgccacggggcaactgagcccgcaCACTACAACCGCTGAGCTCGCGCGGCTCAACCTGCGTGCCGCGAAccacagagcccatgtgccctggggcccgcatgccacaagtagagcgaagcccgtgtgctgcagctacaccccaacgcagccaaaaaaaagaagtttttttaGTGCAACTTCTAACCAGGCCTTCGTGCTTTAGAGTCTTTGGTTTGTCTGAGCTGTGACCATGTGCTGTACATTCCCCTTTCTGAAAGCGCTGCACAGCTGCATATGTCCATTCAGTGTACCCTTACCAGGAGCAAGATTTTGTGGCCATGTACGCCTGTTCACTAGAGTTTATTTGCAGAATATACTCACTACTTGATTGCCTCTGCTTCTTAATTTCTTCAATTATTTGATAATAAATAAATCCTAATGCAAGAGGATTTTCATTTAGGTTTATATCAGTAACCCTGAAAAGTCAGTTATGATACAAGTGTTTGAGATTAGGAGTTTTTGCTCTGCTGTTCAGCtagttgtgtggccttgggaaaatCATACTCAtccattttaaatgatttcaGAGAAACAAggagtttttatatattaatgtcAATCGTAACTGTTTTTCTTTCAGGAATCtgactttctctgtcttcttggaATAAGCTACACATTTGAAAATGAAGATAGTGAGTTAAACAGTGGTAATGgtgaaaatatatatccatatgaAGAGGGCAAGGAGCCCAAATCTAGAGTATATGAAAATGATTTTCAGATAGACCTCGGCTTTTATTCAACTTCTGAAAGTACTTTGTTTGAAGACCAATTTCCAGCATCAGAGGCTCCTGAAGATATCAGAAGTACCAGTGAATCAAAAGATTGGGAAGCAGTAGAAGCTGGAAATGTGGAACAGTATCCTATTCCAGAAGGGGATCATGTCCTACCATCCTCAGCTATTCCTGAAGTGAAAGGATGGTTTGGATTTGGAAAGGACCAAGCTGGAGAAAAGACTTTTGAATCAGTTACTGAACCTCTAGAAGAAAGCTCATTTcgaaatagaaaaataacagtGGAAGATGAGAATGACCCAGAGGGATTAAACAATGGTGAGCCCCAAAGAGAACATAAGCAAGAAGTTGAATCAGAATTTGATTCAGTGCCAAAGAAACAGTCTGAACTAGTGTCTGAGTCAGAGCACATCCTCAATCCTCAAGACACTGGTTGGTTTGGTGGTGGATTTACAAGTTATTTTGATTTTGGGGGTGAGGATACAGGGCTTGAATTACTGTCCAAAGAAAGCAACCCACCTTTACAAGATGTTCCTAGTTCCATATCCTCTGAGGAAGAACCCACCGTTCCTTATACagaaatattaacagaaaaagaagacacaATCACTAATGATAGCTCAATTCTCAGGCCAAGTTGGTTTGATTTTGGTTTTGCTATGCTAGGATTTTCATATGCTAATGAAGATAAAATTATATCAGATGatggaaaaaatgaagaagaaggtGGGGGAGATAAACATGGACATCCTCCAACAAGTGAATTTGACCCTGATaaggaacaagaaataaaaataataaaaattatggaaACTGAAAATCAAATAGGCAAGAAAAGGGTCTTAGAGAAAACAGACGATTCTGATActttaccatattttaaaaagttcttgtATACTTTTGACAACCCCTGGAACTTCCAGAACATTCCAAAGGAGACAGAATTGCCATTTCCCAAAGAGACACTGGATGAAAATAATGGAGGTGAAAATGATAAAAGAGAATTTTCAGTTGAGTATTACCCCACAGATAATACGGAAGATATGATGTTGAAAAACGGATACGGTCAGCCAGGTTAGtataaaaatatctataatatgatttctttttaaaatataatctattttaaaaaatttttatacagcaggttcttattagttatctattttatacatattagtgtatagacgtcaatcccaatctcccaattcatcacaccaccacccctcccccccaccactttcctcacttggtgtccatacattaaacataatctattttaaaaagtgaaaatcacGTGAAACATCCAGGAATCCATATTTCTCAAAATACTCAATAATCAACAACAACTTTATCAATCACCCTTTTATCAATTTCTGGTTTACTCTGGGATTTAGTAGATcttaatatcataaaataaaatcccaaggGACAAAGAATGATTGGCTATACATGGATGTTTCAAGGAGATCTCAAGGTCTTTTACAATAAGCTTTAATCAAACTATTATACGTAAAcaggttaaaaatataaatagtgctaaggcttttttttttttttttaacaaaagcaaTTTCTGTTCCCTCTGTCCATTTCTACTTCTACTTCTGTCCCAGGGAcaataatttcctttattttatttttttgcggtacgcgggcctctcactgttgcggcctctcccgttgcggagcacaggctccggacgcgcaggctctggacgcgcaggctcagcgggcatggcttacgggcatggctcacgggcccagccgctccgcggcatggggatcttcccggaccggggcacgaacctgtgtcccctgcatcggcaggcgggctctcaaccactgcgccaccagggaagccctcctttatttttttaagaaaatttcttttagtgtttatctctattttctaaataaaatacttatattCTTCTTTGAGTAACCTATTTTAGATGATGTTCATTGACTTCCTGTTCTGTTAGGTGagaattttttcttatttgcacTCACTTTTTAGCTCATTTACACCTTCCCAATATAGCTATATCTGAATTGTGTTCTTAGAAACCTAAGCTAAGGTAATTTAAAATCGTCTTGATTCCTGAATGATATTTTATTCTAGATCTATAGCTCCTCCCCCCAAGAAGATCTATGATAACAAGGGTTTTCTTTAAGTGTACAAGATAATAATGAAACTCAagcaaaaacaatgtaaaaagttTTCAGCTTTCTTCCTCAAGCCTCTCAATTCTGGGAGATCAACAGAGGGCAACAGAAGAGAGCAGAGTATCAGAGGATACTTCTAGATCTAGATGTCCAGGTATCTAGCAACTCCTATGATTAAAAACAAGTGGATAGTATTTTAAGTAAAGAATTATATAACATGACTTTCCCACATCTCCATTCTGATGTCTCTATGATGGACAGATTAGAAACTCAACAAATATTGGCCAATAATACAGAAACAATCGAATCCTAGAATGACAGAAAAATTTTCACAAGAAGAGATCAACAATGTTGCAAACTCAGAAGGAAACACATTTCACTGGTGCTGGTTGATTATCTTGAATTTCCAGAAGAACTATATGTTATTTCTTAATATTCTACAAAATATGAGTTCTTTACTTGATCAACATCCTCAACCAGAATATAGACTTTAGATTCTAACCCTTTTCTAAATAAGGTGGTGTGATGATTTTCATGACAGAAAACATTAGAGACCTAGATTTTCAAAGGCTAGAGGAAATTACTTTGTTCTAAGCTTGTTAGATCCTAAGGGAGTATTTGTGAAAAAGCAGATGGTAATTGGAAAGAAGAGAgactaaaagaaaacaatatcagaCCCAGAAATACAGTAttcaaaatatagatatataaaaatattttagagcttATATATAGAAACTTCAGGGCATTCTGAATATCATTTTAGTAGAATTTATCATTTCATATAGTGATGCTGGgagaatttataaatatgaataactTGGTAGATAGTCAAATGAGAACAGGGCATTTATTCAATTATAACTAATTTTGAGggacttttataaaaatgttaagaaattcCTTTAAGTTTCAGAAAAAAGATGTCTTACTATATAAATACTTCAAAACATTTCActattaattaaatgaaaaacaagctGGGGTCAtgcaaaatttgttttaaaaaaagaatactagggacttccctggtggtccagtgtttaagaatccaccttccaatgcagggggacgtgggtttgatccctggttggggaactaacatctcacatgctgcaggacaactaagcccgcgtgctctagagcctaagAGCCCCAACGAAGAGCCGGCACGTGGCAACGGAAGATCCCTCATGacgcaacaaagatcccgagtgctacaactaagacccgacacagccaaataaataaataaatattaaaaaaaagaagaatactgAAAGAGGGATTCAGATAAAATCACAGACTCTATTTTCTCAATATTGGAGAAATAGCTAAAATAGCCAATATTTTCAGATAATTTCAACAACTCTTTTAGGGAATAACAAATGAAAACTTGACTTATTTAGAAAGAGTGCATAAGGAAAATGAATCACTGATCTTGAAAAAGTATTTGTGAAAAGCTGAGGTTTGAGATAACCACATTTATAAAAAGCTAATATCCTAAGATaagaatttacaaaacagataaatTAGGGAACAATTATTTATATTACAATATTAATAGATCCTAAGGGAATATTAGGATATTAGAACTCTATTTTACAAAAGGACTCCAAACTGAGCttatttaaataatgaatttCCCAAGTACAGTTAAATATGAAaactattcattattttatttgaattaaaattgtttattaatttattaacaaTTATAAGAAAGTCATATCTGTATCTAATGTACTTTTTTTacttgaagtattgttgatttacaatgtttcaggtgtacagcaaagtgattcacttatacatatataactgaatatatatgtataagaatatatgtatattctttttcagattcttttctatattaggttattataaggtattgaatatagttccctgtgctatacattaggaccttgttgtttgtccattttatatacagtagtgtataactgttaatcccaaattcctaatttatctctcccccctttctcctttggtaaccataaatttgttttctgtctgtgagtctatttctgttttgtaaataagttcatttgtatcattttttagactccacatataagtgatatcatatgatatttatctttctctgacttacttcatttaatatgataatctctaggtccatcaatgttgctgcaaatggcattatttcattcttttttatggctgagtaatagtccattgtatatgcataccatcttctttatctgttcatctgtcaatggacatttaggttgcttctatgtcttggctatttgtaaatattgttgctatgaatattggggtgcctatatcttttcaaattatagttttctcccaATATATATCCAGgaatgggattgttggatcatatggtagttctatttttagtttcttaagaaacctccatactgttctccatagtggctgtatcagtttacattcctaccaacagtataagagggttcccttttctctacactctctccagcatttattgtttgtagatattttgatgataaccattctgactggtgtgaggtgatacctcattgtacttttgatttgaatttctctaataattagcaacattgaacatcttttcatgtgcttcttggccatccagatgtcttctttggagaaatgcctatttaggtcttccactcatttttttgattgggttgtttgcttttttgatattgagctctatgagctgtttgtatattttggaactcaatcccttgtcagttgcatcatccacaaatattttctcccattccataggttgtctttttgttttgcttatggtttcctttgctgtgcaaagcattttagcttaattaggtcccatttgtttacttttggttttgtttccatttccatcTCTAGGAAACAGATCCCCCAAAATACTGTTGCaattcatgtcaaagagtgttcggcctatgttttcctctaggagttttatcgtatccagtcttacattcaggtctctaatccattttgagtttatttttgtatatagtattagagaatgttctaatttcattcttttacatgtagctgtccagttttcccagcaccgtttattgaagatactgtcttttctccattgtatattctcacctcctttgttctagattaattgaccataagtgcatgggtctatttctaggctctctatcctgttccactgatccatgtgtcttgactgtagctttgtagtatagtctgaagtcagggaacttgattcctccagctcttcttttttaagattgttttggcttctAATGTAAATCTTAAAGCTTAGATTTAAGTAATGTGAAAATAATACCTCAAAAGTATAATcaaatatgaaattattataggaaattttcattttattcacatgtatttatttcaaatgcagtgtaaaacaatatttaaaataaaccaatTTAGGCACATATAAATTTGGTGTAATTAATTGTCAAataagcctttttttcccctaatgccCTTCAACATAACTGTAGATCACTATTTGAGTCCTGTATTTACAACAGTTCTATTGTATTCGGACTCCTGAGTTGATTgttcatttttaagtttaatgtCCACAGGTGGCATGAGTAAATTGCAGATATGTGTTTGCTTACTTGGGACTTTCATCTTTTAAACAATGCCAAGTAAGTGACAGCATCAAAGCCATGTGTTAAATTCATAACTCAAAGAGCAAAGATAGACATTGAATAATTCAGTTAGgactattcattttttctttttattttatatatatatatatatatatttttaatttttatttttatttatttattttttgcggaacacggacctctcactgttgtggcctctcctgttgcggagcacaggctccagacgcacaggctcagtggccatggcttatgggcccagctgctctgcagcatgtgggatcttcccggaccgggacacgaaccagtgtcccctgcatcggcaggcggactctcaaccactgcgccaccagggaagcccaggactatTCTTTAATACTGTTTTTCAGGGCTGCACTGATACTTTTCTATGCTTGTCTTAAAAAGTAACTGAGGAATAAATCCCACAATTTACTTGAATACTATAGCTCAGGCTAGGACtacttagaactttttttttttaatcctgtttgATTAGTTCATTGAATCAGGTGATCAGTTTAAACTATGTTTGAAAATTGCATTGTCTTAAATTGATGGCTATTTGACATGGTATGCACATGTATGCATATGATGACATGGTATGCATATGATGCAACATTACAAACGTGTAAAATTATGACATATatgtttcaaattaattttttttctttattttggggaagggtaatcctttttattttttattattttttataaattttaaaataaatttttttaaaatttatttttggctgcattgggtctttgttgctgcacacgggctttctctagttgtggcaagcagagtctactcttcgttgcaatgtgcaggcttctcttgctgtggagcatgagctctaggcccgcaggcccagtagttgtggctcgcaggctctagagcacaggcttagtagttgtggcacacggtcttagttgctctgcggcatgtgtgatcttcctggaccagggcttgaacctgtgtcccccgcattggcaggcggattcttaaccactgcgccaccagggaagcctggtaatCCTTTTTAAATGAAGGTTCTCgagatgtacatatatatcttCATATATACAGGGCCATGAGTCAAAGGATGCAGATGCCCTCCAGAAGGTAGAAAAGGCAATGAAATGggttctcctctagagcctccagaaggaacacacaGCCCTGCCAAaaccttggttgtaggatttCTGATTTCCAGAACTCTAAGAGAATATATTTGTAtcctttaagccactaagtgtgtggtaatttattacatcAGAAGTAGCAACTAATAGAGGCTacaaatttatgttttaatgAATTCTTTCCATAATGAAGTATCACAATGCCCACAAGATTCAAAGAATGACCTgcctagaaaaaaaataggaagccCACAACAAAGCaagcatgtaaaaaaaaaaatcccaaacatttctccttatttatttacagATATGGTCTCTAAAATAGAGTTATCTATGAGAGTTCACGAAGAAGTACATTTCAAAACTCTATCTTCtgaaaataatgatgaaaaatcagaaacatcACTAGACGCTGAAAGACCTACTCAAGTGGAAATAGACACATTTGTGGAAAATACCCTGTCAAACAGTCAGATCTTTTCAACTGATTACTCTTTGTCTTCTCAAAATTATGTTGCTCTAAAAGGTAAGAAACAAGCTATTTGTTCTCCAATGCAGCAAGTACGGAAAAAATTAGATTCAAAATTACATCGCATCAAgtgttaacatatttttatttataaattgacAGAAGATGCTTCTGAGTGTCagattctgaaatatttatttcaaattgatgtttatgatttcctgAATTCTGCGTTTTCACCAATTGTAGTTCTTACAGAAAGGGTAAGTTGACGTTTTAGATCTTTTTCAATAATTTTACCTATTTTACTAAGTATAGGAACAGCTGAAAATTATGTTTGAGTGAATCCTTCCTATGTGAGTGTTACATAATATTTCTCTTTACATAAGATTTTACATGTAAGctttctccttacatgaatgttTTGTTGCATGGATGTTGTTAAGGATTTTTTCTAAAACTTTCCTTAAGCTTTGTTGATCTTgagcatttgggttttttccttcccctttttttCAGATCAGGGGAAATTACACTAAGAGTTAACTCAGAAATAATATGAACTGAAAATTAATCTTAAGCAAATTATTAGTATTTGAATGACAGCTGTGACCTCAGAATGGTGTAATGTGAGAATCTTGCAAAAGCAACTAGTACCTCAAAATTTAACCAACTCATAACTGAAATTCTAAAATCTGtccactttttcatttattgtaaaTCCTATTAAATTCTATCTCATTTATTGTAAATTAAATATTGCAAAAGGACCTAGCTGTAGTACTTGGCACATGAGGCCTTTTACAAATGTTTGTTCCTTTTCTCATCTACTGCTACCAAATAAATAATTGAGGAAGcacttttgtcttctcatttacattttaagatgAAATTTAACAGTGGTTGCCTTCAAGGAGTTCCGTCTAGTTGGAggacaccagaaaaaaaaaattaaataattataatatggtGCTGTAATAGCCACAGGATGCTACTGATATACAGGAGGAGCTGCCTAGTAGACTGATTGGAAGTGGTAGGtagagagggtggggaggaggagccTGGGAAAATGTCCCAGAAGAGATCTTACTTGAGCTGATATTGAAGAAAGAGTAGGAGTTAGCCAGGCAAGAAAGGATAAACATTCTAGGCTGAGGAGagagcatttttaaaagtacagaagTGGGAGAGAGCTTGGCATTTTTGGAGATCTATAAGCAATTCAGTCTGATTGAATACAGAGTAGGACTGAAGTTGTATACTGGGATTATGTAAAAAATAGCTTTGCATGTTATGATAGGAAGTTGAACTCTATCTTTTAAATGATGGGGCACTATTGAGGAATTTAAGTAGGGAGTGAACTGAAAAAGTTTCATTTTAAGGTCTATCTGTCAACATTGTCAAATAAGAATTGAACCGGATAAAGACCAGAGAAAGGGAGGCCAATCAAGAAGTTATCACTTTAGTTCAGGAAATAAATGTTGAAGGTCTAAAACAGGGTTTATAAACTCAAATGAAATGAGTGCAGCACAGGTAAAGGTGAGAGCTGTAACCAACTGGAGAGTGTATGCTTTCTCTGAAACATGTAGCTGCTACTTACCTTCAGCCTAGTTTTTGCCAGATCTTCTGATATTTCAAGAAAAGTTGGAAATCTGGGTTCTTCTGTGTgaaatctcccaatttttaaTGCTGGCAAATATTTAGATTAGAAAAAATATCATGCAGTTCAGACAAAGCATTCTGTGGGTTGGGTCTGGCCCACTAGCCACATTTTTTAACCTTTGGCCTAATATCTGATAGTGGTTGTTAAAATGATTGGAAGGACAAACTAGGTAGATTTTTGTAGATAGAATTCATTGGATTTAATGATTGATCGAATGTAGCaaggagaagaaaatggaaaagtgaGGATAATTTACCAGATTTTTAGTTATGGTGACCAGGTGCCACTGACTGTAAGAGTATTTGTGAAAACTAGGCTTAATGACACATATTGTGTTGCTTTCAGAGGCTTCCTCcttactttatttctttgctgGTTTCTAGAGAGTTGACATTACTTGGTAACTAAGTTCAGAGAAGTGATTAATTTACTCTGTATGATTTGGTGTTGAAGATGTTGATTAAAAACATTACTTAAAAATCTGTTCTAGcataggagaaaaggaaaactaataataatgatgtaatttataaaaatagtcaTAATAAAACTTTCAACTACCCATTTAATTAATTCTACTTATTAGTATGTCCAACTGACATAGCCCTCACTAGTCATCCCCCTCTCCCATAAATTATACCAGTGAagttactaaattaaaaaataatttattagtaCACCATATTCACCTTTCATATAAAGTGCTTACTTAATACAGGCTATGCTAAGTAAGCTTACTTTTGTGGACTCATTAAAtatcatcaaatacattttacttGAACCATTTTGGTTGAAATTCTTCAGACGTGAAAATATTGAATTTAAATTTGTTAATTATCTTGTGACCTTGGAGAGTCACTTTTTCTCTGGGGAAGTCTCGGTTTAAAACTGTAATACCAGTAGCAGAGACTAGATGACAGACTGGTCACTGGCTGGCTTGagcattgtttaaaaattatgaacCAGCTGACTACATTTCAAAGGTTAGTTCATacaaaaatctggatttctgcATTCTCTTGAAAAAGTAGAAGACTGTAATACATAGTCTTCCATTCTTCTGTGGCAACAAGAAGCTCAAGCTGAATAGCGCTTGCATTGAATAGACATGCAGTTTTCATTTCCCTACACTTATTTCAGCTGTTTGGCCTCTATACGGCTTTAAGTTCATAATGTTTGGGCTAAATGCTCTGAAGAGTTTCTGCCAGGTCAGGAATTCTAAGTCTTAGTGGGTCTATTAAGCATCCATAATAGCTGCAGTAAATGGAAAATTTGAGCAATTTTCCAGTTAAATTTAGGcaaaagtgtttccttttcttcttgcctAAATGCTTCAGGTAATTGTTTCTATTCGCTGATAATTTTAGTTAGATTTTGtatacaaaatactttttttgAATTGTTTAAGTAATAGGAATCAACACCACTTTTTAAtctactttattttataattgaggaGGCTCTTTTGGTTCTAACCTTTATATATTcttaactagaataaaaaatatatataaatatattcatttatacgTGGAATAAACAATGGAAATTACCCA
Encoded proteins:
- the MIA2 gene encoding melanoma inhibitory activity protein 2 isoform X15, with the protein product MADLGVHRILLLVISLTKCLEGTKLLADLKKCGDLECETLISRVLAIRDYRGPDCRYLNFTKGEEISVYVKLAGESEDLWAGSKGKDFGYFPKDAVQIEEVFISEEVEISTKESDFLCLLGISYTFENEDSELNSGNGENIYPYEEGKEPKSRVYENDFQIDLGFYSTSESTLFEDQFPASEAPEDIRSTSESKDWEAVEAGNVEQYPIPEGDHVLPSSAIPEVKGWFGFGKDQAGEKTFESVTEPLEESSFRNRKITVEDENDPEGLNNGEPQREHKQEVESEFDSVPKKQSELVSESEHILNPQDTGWFGGGFTSYFDFGGEDTGLELLSKESNPPLQDVPSSISSEEEPTVPYTEILTEKEDTITNDSSILRPSWFDFGFAMLGFSYANEDKIISDDGKNEEEGGGDKHGHPPTSEFDPDKEQEIKIIKIMETENQIGKKRVLEKTDDSDTLPYFKKFLYTFDNPWNFQNIPKETELPFPKETLDENNGGENDKREFSVEYYPTDNTEDMMLKNGYGQPDMVSKIELSMRVHEEVHFKTLSSENNDEKSETSLDAERPTQVEIDTFVENTLSNSQIFSTDYSLSSQNYVALKEDASECQILKYLFQIDVYDFLNSAFSPIVVLTERIRGNYTKS